A single region of the Branchiostoma lanceolatum isolate klBraLanc5 chromosome 1, klBraLanc5.hap2, whole genome shotgun sequence genome encodes:
- the LOC136420747 gene encoding uncharacterized protein, with product MVSTSVATANTEEVTTSAATVEITTQELTTTETPTLTTSTQISTLQPSSQAPTGLASTDATAQATKEAPTTVFTTEGPTTETSSNVPTSGLTSTVPSTTTEAFSSLQTTDVVSTSVATASTEDVAASAATVETFTEDLTTETLTLGPSTQISTLQVTTEDISTVDRFNGTVRLKLETARVFVDALRNKTSQEFLRLAAEVTRKVTPLFQFEPLFIRCEVVGFEPGSTISILDVIYNKTVDSPVEKRTYDLVHNAIVGDQLLISGDSVDVLYITNDQGTSYVPVAFCHNNTCQDHATCLLLGNSTTCVCQDGFVENGTACLPACDEGYVCRDGSACQLSEGLPTCTPVPDPGLDDRTMWLLIAVGSSLGALLLLLCCITICRAVYIKRRRKQRWNRYVVEDGRSSLGFSWRRKRARRPTFGGPDLDLAWDDLHFGFTPPYLPGGSAASPAGSTSRYPTRLPRYLPDTPLSSSSSSGKSVSRYGGGLFTQVPSLGPRASLSGGDGLEDQPSPTRQPAYLPDGEPVDDAWDRDYGRPRLTDYRPRIPRLRPMSQQQRTPEQQPESPYIGSRRLGGDVYLQSLGSAPCPFVLPRYLPRAPQTLPAEDETYPTAERGGGLYTETFGLERSFKIKRPAMSYAPYGVYRVIPESTL from the exons atggtctctaccagcgttgcaactgccaacACAGAAGAAGTcactacaagtgctgcgacggttgagattactacacaggagctgacaacaactgagactccgactcttacaacctccacccaaatctccaccctgcaaccttcaagccaagcccccacaggcctcgcaagcacagacgcgacagcacaggcaactaaAGAGGCACCAACAACAgttttcacaacggaagggccgacgacagagacgagcagcaacgtgcccacatctggtcttacttccacagttccttcaacaacaaccgaggcattcagtagcttgcagacgacagatgtggtctctaccagcgttgcgaCTGCCAGCACTGAAGACGTTGCtgcaagtgctgcgacggttgagactTTTACAGAGGACTTGACAACTGAGACTCTAACTCTCGGaccttccacccaaatctccaccctacAAGTCACAACAGAAGATATAAGCACCGTCGATC GGTTCAACGGCACTGTGAGGTTGAAACTTGAAACTGCTCGGGTATTTGTTGATGCCCTTCGGAATAAAACTTCTCAAGAATTTTTAAGACTTGCTGCCGAAGTCACGAGAAAG GTGACCCCATTATTCCAGTTTGAGCCGCTGTTTATTCGGTGTGAGGTTGTCGGTTTTGA GCCTGGAAGTACCATTTCTATTCTCGATGTCATCTATAACAAGACAGTGGACAGTCCTGTTGAGAAGAGGACTTACGACCTAGTCCACAATGCAATTGTAGGAGACCAGCTTCTCATAAGTGGGGATTCCGTGGATGTACTTTACATCACAAATGACCAAG GCACGTCGTATGTTCCCGTGGCGTTCTGCCACAACAACACCTGTCAGGACCACGCCACCTGCCTCCTACTCGGAAACAGCACCACCTGTGTCTGTCAGGACGGCTTCGTGGAGAACGGCACGGCGTGTCTGCCCGCATGTGATGAAGGCTACGTGTGTAGGGACGGGAGTGCCTGTCAGCTGTCAGAGGGACTGCCAACATGCAC GCCTGTACCAGACCCAGGACTGGACG ACCGGACCATGTGGCTCCTAATCGCTGTGGGGTCTAGTCTGGGGGCGCTTCTACTGCTGTTGTGCTGCATCACCATCTGCCGCGCTGTCTACATCAAACGGCGGCGGAAACAGAGGTGGAACAG ATACGTGGTCGAGGACGGGCGCTCTTCATTGGGATTTTCATGGAGGCGAAAGAGAGCGCGGCGTCCTACTTTTGGAGGTCCTGACCTGGACTTGGCTTGGGACGACCTTCATTTCGGCTTCACCCCGCCCTACCTGCCCGGTGGCAGCGCCGCCTCCCCCGCCGGTTCTACCAGCCGCTATCCAACCCGTCTTCCCCGCTACCTTCCCGACACACCTTTATCGAGTTCCTCTTCGAGTGGAAAATCTGTGAGTCGGTACGGCGGGGGTTTGTTTACCCAGGTCCCTAGCCTCGGCCCCCGGGCGTCCTTGTCTGGTGGAGATGGACTCGAGGATCAGCCGTCTCCAACCCGGCAACCAGCATACCTTCCCGACGGGGAGCCTGTCGATGACGCCTGGGATCGTGACTACGGTCGTCCCCGTCTGACTGACTACAG ACCCCGCATCCCAAGACTGCGGCCAATGTCACAGCAACAAAGAACACCCGAACAACAGCCGGAGAGTCCATACATCGGCTCACGCCGCCTGGGAGGTGACGTGTACCTGCAGAGTCTCGGCAGCGCCCCCTGTCCGTTTGTACTGCCCCGGTACCTGCCCCGTGCGCCGCAGACACTTCCCGCAGAAGACGAGACGTACCCGACAGCTGAGCGAGGTGGAGGACTCTACACGGAAACCTTTGGCCTCGAAAGAAGT TTTAAAATCAAGCGACCTGCTATGAGCTACGCACCTTACGGAGTCTACAGGGTCATACCAGAATCCACCTTGTGA